A single window of Anomaloglossus baeobatrachus isolate aAnoBae1 chromosome 9, aAnoBae1.hap1, whole genome shotgun sequence DNA harbors:
- the LOC142250889 gene encoding POU domain, class 5, transcription factor 1.1-like produces MYTQQPYPTYAFNHGLGQQSTGGYPPHSQGFLFSAPKLENGDLGLQTLGDHPTSVVNWNPPAPLETLGHLNLHDSLQQAKEQLRYRLEKTNFKVEGDKPEHTLLPGQWNHLLYNLTGNNPNLDPTLHLNQRVTDPSVYPTTTNQGPNIQGAPATVTAESSPCSSSSAPSAAKQKDEVVDLTSPYPAVPASERGENTESPTTEELEKFIKKLKEKRAQTGFTQADVGLALGTLHGRVFSQTTICRFESNQLSHKNMCQLMPLIAVWMEKPDKENLDEQAMAMTKKRKRRTNIENLAKDSLETYYMKNNKPGAPEITQIAHDLQMEKEVVRVWFCNRRQRDKRNMPARDNRALCDIPQMVNAHMGQVFSPPEMTSQNYLPPPRPQPLGSPAPLYPPGFTHRNDMFPQHMPHGHHM; encoded by the exons ATGTATACACAACAGCCTTATCCCACTTATGCCTTCAACCATGGGCTTGGGCAGCAAAGCACTGGGGGTTATCCTCCCCATTCTCAGGGCTTTTTATTTTCAGCACCCAAGTTGGAGAATGGTGATCTGGGATTGCAAACTCTAGGTGACCACCCAACATCGGTCGTAAACTGGAATCCTCCTGCTCCACTGGAGACCCTCGGTCACCTGAATCTTCATGACTCCCTACAGCAGGCGAAGGAGCAACTAAGATATCGCTTAGAAAAAACGAACTTTAAAGTGGAAGGTGACAAACCTGAGCATACACTTCTTCCTGGCCAGTGGAATCATCTCTTGTATAACTTGACTGGCAATAACCCTAATCTTGACCCAACCCTCCATCTGAATCAGCGGGTCACCGATCCTAGTGTGTACCCGACTACAACTAACCAGGGCCCCAATATCCAAGGAGCACCCGCAACTGTGACCGCGGAAAGCAGCCCGTGCAGCTCCTCCAGTGCCCCCAGCGCGGCTAAACAGAAAGACGAGGTGGTGGACCTGACTTCACCCTACCCCGCGGTCCCAGCCAGCGAAAGGGGAGAAAACACA GAATCTCCCACCACTGAGGAGCTGGAGAAGTTCATTAAAAAACTGAAGGAGAAACGTGCGCAGACCGGCTTCACACAGGCAGATGTTGGCCTCGCATTGGGCACTTTACATG GCAGGGTGTTTAGCCAGACGACCATTTGTAGGTTCGAATCGAACCAGTTATCGCATAAGAATATGTGCCAGCTAATGCCACTGATTGCTGTATGGATGGAAAAGCCGGATAAGGAGAACCTGGACGAG CAAGCCATGGCAATGACGAAAAAGAGGAAACGGAGAACAAACATTGAGAACTTGGCGAAGGATAGTCTGGAGACTTATTACATGAAAAATAACAAGCCTGGAGCCCCTGAAATCACCCAAATAGCACATGACTTGCAAATGGAGAAGGAG GTCGTCCGCGTCTGGTTTTGTAACCGCCGTCAAAGAGACAAGAGAAATATGCCAGCCCGAGACAACAGAGCATTGTGTGACATTCCACAGATGGTCAACGCGCACATGGGGCAGGTCTTCTCACCCCCGGAGATGACATCCCAGAATTACCTGCCACCACCTCGTCCTCAACCATTGGGATCCCCTGCCCCTTTATACCCGCCTGGCTTTACCCATAGGAACGACATGTTCCCTCAGCACATGCCCCATGGTCATCATATGTAA